A region from the Lolium perenne isolate Kyuss_39 chromosome 4, Kyuss_2.0, whole genome shotgun sequence genome encodes:
- the LOC127329947 gene encoding peroxidase 2-like, with the protein MRIALVFGVPWPGGGYYKKSCPRVEAIVRDEVKKFVYKNAGIGAGLIRMFFHDCFVEGCDASVLLDPTPANAQPEKLSPPNFPSLRGFEAIDAAKDAVEKACPGVVSCADIVAFASRDAAYFLSRMTVKINMPAGHLDGRISNFTQALFNLPPPFFNIIQLIASFAAKGLNTEDMVVLSGAHTIGVSHCSSFVSDRLAVASDINAALAGILRRQCPTNPTPANDPTVHQDVVTPNALDNQYYKNVLAHKVLFTSDAALLTTPATTQMVLDNANIRGPWETKFNKAMVKMGAIGVKTGNQGEIRRNCRAVNHY; encoded by the coding sequence ATGCGCATTGCTCTTGTCTTCGGCGTGCCATGGCCTGGAGGTGGATACTACAAAAAATCGTGCCCCCGCGTCGAGGCCATCGTGAGGGACGAGGTGAAGAAGTTCGTCTACAAGAACGCCGGCATCGGTGCCGGGCTGATCCGCATGTTCTTCCACGACTGCTTCGTCGAGGGATGTGATGCCTCTGTCCTCCTCGACCCAACACCGGCCAACGCACAGCCGGAAAAGCTCAGCCCTCCCAACTTCCCCAGCCTCCGCGGGTTCGAGGCCATCGACGCGGCCAAGGACGCCGTGGAAAAGGCGTGCCCGGGTGTGGTGTCCTGCGCTGACATCGTTGCCTTCGCCAGCCGAGATGCGGCCTACTTCCTCAGCAGGATGACGGTGAAGATCAACATGCCAGCAGGTCATTTGGATGGCCGCATTTCCAACTTCACCCAGGCCCTCTTCAACCTGCCGCCTCCATTCTTTAACATCATTCAGCTCATCGCTAGCTTCGCCGCTAAAGGGCTCAACACAGAGGACATGGTGGTTCTTTCCGGCGCCCACACCATTGGGGTCTCACATTGCTCATCCTTCGTGTCTGACCGCCTCGCCGTCGCATCCGACATCAATGCCGCCCTCGCCGGCATCCTGAGGAGGCAATGCCCCACCAACCCGACCCCGGCCAACGACCCCACGGTGCACCAGGATGTGGTAACCCCCAACGCGCTCGACAACCAATACTACAAGAACGTCCTCGCACATAAGGTCTTGTTCACGTCGGACGCTGCCCTTCTTACCACGCCGGCGACCACCCAGATGGTGCTTGACAATGCCAACATCCGTGGACCGTGGGAGACCAAGTTCAACAAGGCGATGGTCAAGATGGGTGCCATTGGAGTCAAGACCGGAAACCAAGGCGAAATCCGGAGGAACTGCAGGGCCGTCAACCACTACTAA